Below is a genomic region from Cetobacterium sp. ZOR0034.
TCCATCTCCCATATAAACTAAGATATAGCTACCATCTTCAGCTTCTTTTCTTCTTACCTCTATAAGCCCTAACGCATTTTTATAAAACTCCATACTTTTTTCAAGATTTAATACATTGATATTAAAGTGATTAAATACAAATTTCATTCTAACTCCTCCCTAAAAATATATTCAAGTAAATAATAACCTAATTATGCATCTTTTGTCAATTTTTGTATTATTGTTTTTCTTGATTTTAATTCGTTGCATTTATTGCACCAATAACTTAAAGATCCACACGCTGCTAATTTTTCAAGTTCACTTCCACAGTCAGGACAATAAGCTTTTTTTATATATTTTACTTCGCAACTTTTACAAGTATATTCAGTTCCAATTTTTTCCAATTCACAACCACACTCTAAACATTTTTGATCTTCCATTTTCTCCTCCAAAAATAATTTTCTATAACTTATTTATATCTTCTAAAAGTTTAATTAATTTCTTTTCAAATTCAATGTTTTGCTCCTGAGTTCTTTTCTTAGGCCCCTTTGTTCTCTTTCCTGCATTTCTTAGCTTTTGAGACATATGTCTACTAAAAAGTAAACTCTCTATATTGAATTTATTATAAATCAACCCATCTTGATTTATTGCATGAGCTCCTTTTGATAAAACGATTGATGCCAATCCATAATCTTGAGTTACAATTATATCTTTCTCCTCACTTTTAGAAATAATTGTAAAATCTACTGCGTCTGCTCCCTGAGAAACAACAACTGTTTGCACTCCATCTCTTTCAATCTTATGAGCATTATCACACACTATTAAACAACTTATATTTTT
It encodes:
- a CDS encoding zinc ribbon domain-containing protein, which produces MEDQKCLECGCELEKIGTEYTCKSCEVKYIKKAYCPDCGSELEKLAACGSLSYWCNKCNELKSRKTIIQKLTKDA
- a CDS encoding YaiI/YqxD family protein; the encoded protein is MKIIIDADACPVTDIAIKVAKSKNISCLIVCDNAHKIERDGVQTVVVSQGADAVDFTIISKSEEKDIIVTQDYGLASIVLSKGAHAINQDGLIYNKFNIESLLFSRHMSQKLRNAGKRTKGPKKRTQEQNIEFEKKLIKLLEDINKL